TGATTGATTTCAGCCGTCCCTAGCGGGACTTTATAATATTACCGTTTATTTTTCCCAGCATTGCATGCTGGGCTAAAATCAGATGCCCCTAGCGGGGCTAACAAAATGCTTTTAATTAACCGCATTATACAGTCGTCCCTAACGGGACTATATGTTCGTCACATCATTTTTTCCCAGCATTATATGCTGGGCTAACCCCAATCGCCCCTAGCGGGGCTACCAAAATGCTTTGGGTTAATCCCGTTAGGGAAGATTGGAATTAGCCCAGCCATTCATGGCTGGGGACATTTCAGCGGAAATAATTATGAGTCCCGTTAGGGACGACTGGTGGTTATTTCTCGCCGAGCCATGTTTTCACTTTTTGTTGAATTGCGACCGCTGCAGGTTCTTCGGTAGATACTGCAAGTATCTGGTTCAACAAGTCACGCGCTTCCTTATTTTTCCCGCAATACCATGCGGATAGCGCTAGTTGGTATCGTGCTTGCATAACTTCCGGAAACGCTGCATAATTCGGTTGAACGGCAAGGAACGCTTCTAGTTCTTTTTCATTCAGGCCAGGTTCAGGTTGATAGGGAGCGATAAGCGTATCTAATACCGTCTGAAAATGATTGTATGCTTCCAGATAGTTTCCTTTTTTCAATTCAATCCATCCTTTTGTATCAAGATACGCTGTTGGGTTAGAATCAGGTTCTGCGGATACTAATCGGAGTGCACTATCAATCAATAAGGTTGCTCGGTCTAGGTTAAATCCGTTTTCAGCGTAAAAGTATGCGAGATTATTTAATAGTGTAGGACTTTTCGGGTCACGAGCGAGACAATATTCATAGAGCATTTCTGCACTGTTGATTCGTCCCATGAGTGAATACGTATTTGCGAGTTCATAGAATACTTGCGGATGGTCCGGAACAAGTTTTTGCGCGGTATATAATTGCGATACGGATTCGTTATATTTGTTCTGATTGCGCAACTGGATTCCGTAAGCTACATAAAGGTTAAATAGCATTGCTTTATTCTGCTCCGTTTTCGCTTTCCGATATAGAGTATCCGCTAGCTGGATTGCTGAAGGGTAATCTCGTAGGGTTTGATATATTTGAATTTTAAATTCAGTAGCTGTGGTTAAATCCGGTTTTAACTGAAGGACGGTATCTAGTGCTTGTAATGCTTCTTGATATTTTCCTATTCGGTGATACCCTACTGCAAGTTGATAGTATGCTTTATAATTTTTCGGATTGAGTTTGACTACGGTCTGGA
This region of bacterium genomic DNA includes:
- a CDS encoding tetratricopeptide repeat protein — encoded protein: MNRISILFTVSILIYFSLTYASTTQPEQSAIQNLYNQGIELLKQEKYAEATTVFEQYLTTDSTNAKAYYNLGLAYVYLEKYDNAVAAWKKAIELDPEFEAAYYNLGLVYIHPQAYRTQEAINTFQTVVKLNPKNYKAYYQLAVGYHRIGKYQEALQALDTVLQLKPDLTTATEFKIQIYQTLRDYPSAIQLADTLYRKAKTEQNKAMLFNLYVAYGIQLRNQNKYNESVSQLYTAQKLVPDHPQVFYELANTYSLMGRINSAEMLYEYCLARDPKSPTLLNNLAYFYAENGFNLDRATLLIDSALRLVSAEPDSNPTAYLDTKGWIELKKGNYLEAYNHFQTVLDTLIAPYQPEPGLNEKELEAFLAVQPNYAAFPEVMQARYQLALSAWYCGKNKEARDLLNQILAVSTEEPAAVAIQQKVKTWLGEK